A window of Phaeodactylum tricornutum CCAP 1055/1 PHATR_bd_18x34 genomic scaffold, whole genome shotgun sequence contains these coding sequences:
- a CDS encoding predicted protein, with product MIARTVLVANVFFFSSRRCVGWVSCIRNSDCLGYPVDAYGTKIAVQNGLCLSKARAETPKAFTEGDAFVGDILEDDFGHVNRDLAERIWNWEQQRRQELDLPKIEYSVREGLRLVDCLVHEVLRTRSEAVTRSSRVELVQEGLVSLLDAMSHYRKEDHTETDFEHTARKQIRKHLIRSLDLDTRPVRLPRAVIVMVRKAKELKRTIIDEKGRQPTWNDVAEELQIARERLHDYLIMAQGGTLSMESTVEINHPHLEDARPAYEDQEEWELSQGMVLDTGRVIRKEEIVEEYQDEMLEYEGNDEAWVRQEQVAGLLQDLIPDTEEPSPDDSALLMMIQHDLSEFLVTTLGEDEVKCIRMAFGLDSGIQISVADTAKSLEKSTDENTPPDEQNWSEVLSSGDEKDQVQKATQGVERLLGYPVTTAFTRKPPKRCVKLSSGRDRDVVHIATMWYPSYGPSWFFQAFFGKSCSRSL from the exons ATGATTGCTCGAACTGTCCTTGTTGCCAAtgtgtttttcttttcgagTCGCAGATGCGTCGGTTGGGTGTCTTGTATTCGAAATTCGGATTGTTTAGGATACCCCGTGGACGCATACGGAACAAAAATCGCCGTCCAGAACGGTCTGTGTCTCTCCAAAGCGAGAGCGGAAACCCCAAAAGCTTTTACGGAAGGAGATGCTTTCGTCGGTGACATTTTGGAGGACGATTTTGGTCATGTAAATCGAGACCTCGCCGAGCGGATCTGGAATTGGGAGCAACAGCGTCGACAGGAACTGGATCTTCCCAAAATCGAGTATTCCGTACGTGAGGGTTTACGCCTAGTCGACTGTTTGGTCCATGAAGTCTTGCGCACTAGGAGCGAAGCTGTCACCAGAAGCTCTCGAGTGGAGCTTGTACAGGAAGGCTTGGTCTCCCTTCTAGACGCTATGAGCCATTACCGAAAGGAAGATCACACGGAAACAGATTTTGAGCACACGGCGCGGAAACAGATTCGCAAGCACTTGATTCGTTCGTTAGACCTGGATACTAGGCCGGTCCGGTTGCCACGAGCCGTAATTGTGATGGTCCGAAAAGCGAAGGAGTTGAAGCGAACGATAATTGACGAAAAGGGACGACAGCCGACGTGGAACGACGTGGCAGAAGAACTCCAAATCGCTCGTGAGCGGTTGCATGACTACTTGATCATGGCACAAGGTGGAACCTTATCGATGGAATCAACGGTAGAAATAAATCACCCGCACTTAGAGGACGCCCGCCCCGCTTACGAGGATCAAGAGGAATGGGAGTTAAGCCAAGGTATGGTTTTGGATACAGGACGCGTGATCCGTaaggaagaaatcgtggAGGAATATCAAGACGAAATGCTAGAGTacgaaggcaacgacgaagcgtGGGTACGGCAAGAACAGGTAGCGGGTCTTTTACAAGACCTTATTCCCGATACGGAGGAACCGTCTCCGGACGATTCTGCCTTGCTGATGATGATCCAGCACGATCTCTCCGAGTTTCTGGTGACGACATTAGGCGAGGACGAGGTGAAATGCATTCGCATGGCGTTTGGTCTTGACTCGGGAATCCAGATATCAGTTGCGGATACTGCAAAATCTCTAGAAAAGTCGACGGACGAG AACACACCTCCCGACGAACAAAACTGGTCTGAGGTATTGAGCAgcggcgacgaaaaggatcaagtgcagaaagcaacgcaaggCGTCGAGA GGTTGTTGGGCTATCCCGTCACGACGGCTTTTactcgcaagccgccgaagagaTGCGTCAAGCTATCGAGTGGCCGTGATCGAGACGTTGTGCATATCGCCACCATGTGGTATCCTTCTTACGGCCCTTCCTGGTTtttccaagccttttttGGCAAGAGCTGCAGCCGGAGCTTGTAA
- a CDS encoding predicted protein, protein MSNQAGKSAMQTGDEEDSDLTDLLQNQMGGSNTTSGTETARFNLDHLTQGKMSLSPRNTSSKKAAFLDVASSYISMLCHYYPGLCGFFVFLGIAATLALLSNLFFNPTENLGVIKHDHSNIKSVYDVKMGQIDHWCLKGDNDSCRCEDPLNPISRADHKSWVQAFKANRRLVKEFQDPIKAATLDVAFLGESVIEEMDGRWMGRNRSAGLGNIGKTFKAHFSKQKGGTLEGVALGIAGDTAPNVLWRLMHGEMTDYFNPKVWWIGLGMNDLSRMQCSEEVVVLGILRVVEEILEKKPNARIVINSLLPMVSARSGAYPIISDYQDSLAANSTVTRKKRSGTANAAFTVPVENRLLKSKDKEKEVVRPKRAPTEEEKDAAAQEEEEARDKAARRKRKKIVRKQKDPVNPIMKDRQRIKKYTPGTLHLRQNKIPLWNSVRAINAQLRKFAGKQDRVSFFDATDIFATREDGQRYVLQSDRISARGHPTNRGYMLWEDAIVKRLDDVLTKMRRDQPDLFSIPTFQNDDDSMDITQETGDGYSAEGDDFEDDAFGYQEDDFIAENREVDSENTGSSEFAPPKDGGVPDSMDDERSDDV, encoded by the exons ATGTCGAACCAAGCAGGCAAATCGGCAATGCAGACCGGTGATGAAGAGGACTCGGACTTGACGGATCTCCTCCAGAATCAAATGGGCGGCAGCAATACTACCAGCGGGACGGAGACGGCACGCTTCAATCTCGACCACTTAACCCAAGGCAAAATGAGTCTTTCACCCCGCAACACCTCTTCCAAGAAGGCGGCATTTCTTGATGTGGCTTCAAGCTATATTTCCATGCTTTGTCACTATTACCCCGGGCTTTGCggttttttcgtttttctcGGCATTGCTGCTACCCTTGCACTCTTGTCGAATCTCTTCTTCAACCCTACCGAAAACCTCGGTGTGATCAAGCACGATCATTCGAATATCAAGTCGGTGTACGATGTTAAAATGGGTCAGATCGACCACTGGTGCTTGAAAGGCGACAACGACAGCTGCCGATGTGAAGACCCCTTGAATCCTATTAGTCGAGCGGACCACAAATCCTGGGTTCAAGCCTTCAAAGCGAATCGCAGACTCGTCAAAGAATTCCAAGATCCCATCAAGGCAGCCACCCTGGACGTGGCCTTTCTGGGGGAATCAGTCATTGAAGAGATGGATGGGCGCTGGATGGGTCGCAATCGATCCGCTGGTCTCGGCAATATTGGCAAAACGTTCAAGGCGCACTTTTCGAAGCAGAAGGGAGGCACTCTAGAAGGAGTAGCCTTGGGAATAGCTGGCGATACAGCGCCCAACGTGTTGTGGAGACTTATGCACGGAGAGATGACCGACTACTTTAATCCAAAGGTTTGGTGGATCGGTCTAGGAATGAATGATCTGTCCCGAATGCAGTGCTCGGAGGAGGTGGTTGTCCTCGGCATACTGCGAGTTGtcgaagaaattttggaaaagaagccCAATGCTCGCATCGTAATCAATTCGCTTCTGCCAATGGTCAGTGCTCGAAGCGGAGCCTATCCAATTATCAGTGATTACCAGGACTCCTTGGCCGCTAACTCCACAGTCACCCGAAAGAAGCGAAGTGGAACGGCGAACGCCGCATTTACGGTCCCTGTTGAAAACCGGCTTCTCAAGAGCAAAgataaggaaaaagaagtcgTAAGGCCCAAGCGTGCGCCCAccgaggaagaaaaagatgcagcagcacaagaagaagaagaagctcgcGATAAGGCGGCACGTCGTAAGCGCAAGAAAATTGTTCGCAAGCAAAAAGACCCCGTTAATCCAATTATGAAAGACCGCCAGCGTATAAAAAAATACACTCCCGGGACACTGCATTTGAGGCAAAACAAAATTCCATTGTGGAACTCTGTTCGTGCCATCAACGCCCAACTTCGTAAGTTCGCCGGGAAACAAGATCGCGTATCTTTCTTTGATGCCACGGATATTTTTGCCACCCGCGAAGATGGGCAGCGCTATGTGCTACAGAGTGACCGAATCAGCGCTCGTGGTCACCCGACGAATCGTGGATACATGCTGTG GGAAGACGCCATTGTGAAACGTTTGGACGACGTTCTAACCAAAATGCGACGCGATCAACCAGATCTCTTTAGTATTCCTACCTTTCAAAATGATGATGACAGCATGGACATTACGCAAGAAACTGGAGATGGGTATTCCGCGGAAGGCGACGATTTTGAGGACGACGCTTTCGGCTACCAGGAGGACGATTTTATTGCAGAAAACAGGGAAGTCGATAGCGAAAACACTGGATCGTCAGAATTTGCGCCGCCGAAGGATGGCGGTGTCCCGGACAGTATGGATGATGAACGTAGTGATGATGTGTAA
- a CDS encoding predicted protein: MENNGGQPRPLQLGAKGAYIVRLLMVGDSACGKTSLVLRFDQNVFSTKFVTTIGVDYRDKMVKIEGAQMRLQLWDTAGQERFRSLTSNFFGRADGFVLTYDISNRPSFDHVIGWMRDIKTRAPPDCDIVLCGNKSDLDNDRVVTYDEGKLLADEYGVQFFETSALTGHNVERTFTALATTIKHKRIDEFEGTPSIRGAPSTDSASAAGDHRTVNLSSAGEKREGQKPGCC; this comes from the exons ATGGAAAACAACGGAGGCCAACCGCGTCCGCTTCAATTGGGTGCCAAAGGCGCCTATATCGTCAG GTTGTTGATGGTCGGAGATTCGGCTTGTGGAAAGACGTCCTTAGTGTTACGGTTTGACCAAAATGTCTTTTCGACAAAGTTTGTAACGACGATAGGTGTTGACTACAGAGATAAAATGGTGAAG ATCGAGGGCGCCCAAATGCGGTTGCAGCTCTGGGACACAGCAGGGCAAGAGCGCTTTCGTAGTTTGACTTCGAATTTCTTTGGCCGTGCCGATGGTTTTGTACTCACTTACGATATTTCTAATCGCCCTTCTTTTGACCATGTCATCGGGTGGATGCGAGATATCAAAACTAGAGCACCACCGGACTGTGACATTGTCCTATGCGGAAACAAAAGTGATCTTGACAACGACCGGGTCGTCACGTACGACGAGGGCAAGCTGCTTGCGGACGAATACGGTGTGCAGTTCTTTGAGACTTCAGCCCTGACGGGTCACAACGTCGAAAGAACGTTTACAGCACTTGCGACGACCATCAAGCACAAGAGAATCGATGAATTCGAAGGCACCCCTTCCATTCGAGGAGCTCCGAGTACAGACAGTGCTTCCGCTGCTGGAGATCATCGAACGGTGAATTTGTCGTCAGCTGGTGAAAAAAGGGAGGGACAAAAGCCTGGATGTTGCTAA
- a CDS encoding predicted protein, with the protein RYKREFDEVGLLSSGSFGQVFRATNKMDGFNYAVKRVPFNATGFSSDSVQQVVREVHCLAVCDHPNVVRYYTSWLEPRKKAAGPSYQYQICLYIQMQLCHPATLADWIRERNRKLHDEHAGNRLVFAADIFSQLCDGLAHVHSKGIVHRDLKPANVFASQDEKVQFKIGDFGLSKMIESTCGNDTWRDPLTAGVGTASYAAPEQVSSGSYGKEADIFSLGLI; encoded by the exons CGGTATAAACGGGAATTTGATGAAGTAGGACTACTGTCATCTGGATCATTTGGACAGGTATTTCGAGCGACGAATAAAATGGATGGGTTCAACTACGCAGTAAAACGAGTTCCATTCAACGCCACTGGCTTTTCCAGTGATTCAGTACAGCAGGTTGTCCGAGAGGTACATTGTCTTGCTGTGTGCGATCACCCTAATGTGGTCCGATATTATACAAGCTGGCTGGAGCCGA gaaaaaaagCCGCGGGGCCAAGCTACCAATACCAAATATGTTTGTATATTCAAATGCAATTGTGCCACCCTGCAACACTGGCCGACTGGATTCGTGAGCGCAATCGAAAGCTTCACGACGAACATGCTGGAAACCGTCTTGTTTTTGCCGCCGATATTTTTTCTCAGCTTTGCGACGGTTTGGCGCATGTGCATTCGAAAGGGATTGTTCATCGCGATTTAAAGCCTGCAAACGTTTTTGCCAGCCAAGACGAAAAGGTGCAGTTCAAGATTGGGGATTTTGGACTTAGCAAGATGATTGAGTC AACTTGTGGGAACGACACATGGCGCGACCCGTTAACAGCGGGAGTTGGCACAGCATCGTATGCTGCCCCTGAGCAAGTTTCCTCTGGGTCTTATGGGAAGGAAGCAGATATTTTCAGTCTAGGATTGATTTGA
- a CDS encoding predicted protein: protein EDIVAAFHDADIDRSGSLNLDEVRRLMHRMDPDFPLDEIRALLKFVDVDEDGQITLEEFKRLFRQ, encoded by the coding sequence GAGGAtattgttgctgcttttcATGACGCAGACATCGACCGCTCAGGGTCTTTAAATCTCGATGAGGTGCGACGATTAATGCACCGCATGGATCCCGACTTTCCTTTGGACGAGATTCGTGCTCTACTCAAATTCGTCGATGTAGACGAGGATGGACAGATTACTTTGGAAGAGTTTAAACGTCTCTTTCGTCAG